Proteins from a single region of Catenulispora acidiphila DSM 44928:
- a CDS encoding cellulase family glycosylhydrolase, which translates to MRLVVLSRTRWRSRTVVAGVVGVLFAGVSGAVLPANAATAGPAAVAAPSVAAPTNAATKCVAAMQPGFNIGNSLDAIPDETSWGNPPITQALLQKIKSLGYKSVRLPVTWSGHEGAAPDYLIDPAWMARVKQVVDWARADGLSVVVNVHHDSWQWITNMPTDPTVQPHYDAIWTQIANALKDEPRSVVFEADNEQEFTGVTDDQGEALLNTLQTDFFHIVRGSGGANATRFLMLSTLGDSAQKASEDALSSEIASLHDPNLIASFHYYGYWPFGVNIAGVDTFDATSQQDVLNAFTLMHDEFVAKGIPVYAGEVGLYNDFRGFGGLETGEMLKYYELLGYEARTTGITLSYWDDGGRILDRTSLQLIEPTTFAAAASSWKTRSGTASNDTLYVPKTSPIADESLTLSPNGLHFTGLYDGNRRLQEGCDYTVSGTKLTLKAALLTKLVGAQNYGVNATLSAHFSAGLPWQINVVTNAQPVLSAATGTATDPLAVPTQFNGDRVFMMQSVYADGTNAGTAAWTAYQAYGPPTVSGSAFSGDYANNAIVLTPAYFAALTDGARVTLTFHFWSGATATYYVTKSGSTVTGTLS; encoded by the coding sequence GTGCGGCTCGTTGTCTTGTCCAGAACCCGGTGGCGGTCCCGTACGGTCGTCGCCGGAGTCGTCGGCGTGCTCTTCGCCGGTGTCTCCGGGGCGGTGCTCCCGGCGAACGCCGCGACAGCCGGTCCGGCCGCCGTCGCCGCGCCGAGTGTCGCCGCGCCGACGAACGCCGCGACGAAGTGCGTCGCCGCCATGCAGCCCGGCTTCAACATCGGCAACTCCCTCGACGCGATCCCCGACGAGACCTCGTGGGGCAACCCGCCGATCACCCAGGCGCTGCTCCAGAAGATCAAGTCTCTGGGATACAAGAGCGTGCGCCTTCCGGTGACCTGGAGCGGACACGAGGGCGCCGCCCCCGATTACCTGATCGACCCGGCCTGGATGGCCCGCGTCAAGCAGGTGGTCGACTGGGCCCGGGCCGACGGCCTGTCCGTGGTGGTCAATGTTCACCACGACTCGTGGCAGTGGATCACGAACATGCCCACCGACCCGACGGTGCAGCCCCACTACGACGCGATCTGGACCCAGATCGCGAACGCGCTCAAGGACGAGCCCCGCTCGGTGGTCTTCGAAGCCGACAACGAGCAGGAGTTCACCGGCGTCACCGACGACCAGGGCGAAGCGCTGCTCAACACGCTCCAGACGGACTTCTTCCACATCGTGCGCGGCTCAGGAGGCGCGAACGCCACACGCTTCCTGATGCTGTCGACGCTGGGCGACTCCGCCCAGAAGGCGTCAGAGGACGCCCTCTCCTCCGAGATCGCCTCGCTGCACGACCCGAACCTGATCGCCTCGTTCCACTACTACGGCTACTGGCCGTTCGGGGTGAACATCGCCGGCGTCGACACCTTCGACGCCACCTCGCAGCAGGACGTCCTGAACGCCTTCACCCTGATGCACGACGAGTTCGTGGCCAAGGGCATACCGGTCTACGCCGGTGAGGTCGGTCTCTACAACGACTTCAGAGGGTTCGGCGGCCTGGAGACCGGCGAGATGCTGAAGTACTACGAGCTGCTGGGCTACGAGGCGCGCACCACCGGCATCACCCTGAGCTACTGGGACGACGGCGGCCGCATCCTGGACCGCACCAGCCTGCAGCTGATCGAGCCAACCACGTTCGCCGCGGCGGCGTCGAGCTGGAAGACCCGCTCGGGTACCGCGTCCAACGACACGCTGTACGTGCCCAAGACGAGCCCGATCGCGGACGAGAGTCTGACGCTCAGCCCGAACGGTCTGCACTTCACCGGGCTCTACGACGGGAACCGGCGGCTGCAAGAAGGCTGTGACTACACCGTCAGCGGCACCAAGCTCACCCTCAAGGCCGCCCTGCTGACCAAGCTGGTCGGCGCCCAGAACTACGGGGTGAACGCCACGCTGTCAGCGCACTTCTCGGCGGGACTGCCGTGGCAGATCAACGTCGTGACCAACGCCCAGCCTGTGCTGTCCGCGGCGACCGGCACGGCGACCGATCCGCTCGCCGTCCCCACGCAGTTCAACGGCGACAGGGTCTTCATGATGCAGTCCGTCTACGCGGACGGCACCAACGCCGGTACCGCCGCCTGGACCGCGTACCAGGCCTACGGTCCGCCGACGGTGTCGGGCTCGGCGTTCTCCGGTGACTACGCGAACAACGCAATCGTCTTGACCCCGGCCTACTTCGCCGCGCTCACCGACGGCGCGCGCGTGACGCTCACCTTCCACTTCTGGAGCGGCGCCACCGCGACGTACTACGTGACCAAGTCCGGCAGCACCGTCACCGGAACGCTGTCCTGA